The Branchiostoma lanceolatum isolate klBraLanc5 chromosome 10, klBraLanc5.hap2, whole genome shotgun sequence genome has a window encoding:
- the LOC136443444 gene encoding uncharacterized protein: MDERQAAIKKSSTCMCCAVFAGTMAACCAVAVIVCGVVITKPIVETNSLEFKDATCTTTQSYLTGEHIGCSCGDKCSSRFPCLRMTVTYVPTIPTSTNNGSSVAGVLFDTEQRLNSDGDNAENRQCVTAPCERSESSNLAEVLNFNDTYAPGQSYTCLYHPDSPTKVLKTRLFTWDAMFHSMLWTSIGFAIFTILAIYCLYQCKQARSKVSTIPVTVPPAVPGAQPGYFLTQPPAYSAGGGQPLEMHPPPQDLYSSEKSGYTYN, translated from the exons ATGGACGAAAGACAGGCTGCGATTAAAAAGTCAAGCACGTGcatgtgttgtgctgtgtttgCTGGGACGATGGCTGCGTGTTGTGCGGTTGCCGTCATCGTTTGTGGGGTCGTGATCACCAAGCCGATCGTGGAGACGAACTCTCTGGAGTTCAAGGACGCCACCTGTACCACAACCCAGAGTTATCTTACTG GGGAGCACATCGGCTGTAGCTGTGGCGACAAATGCAGTTCCAGGTTCCCCTGTCTGCGCATGACTGTGACGTATGTTCCGACAATTCCGACAAGCACCAATAACGGCAGCAGTGTCGCCGGTGTGCTGTTCGACACTGAGCAGAGGTTGAATAGTGATGGAGACAACGCCGAG AATAGACAGTGCGTGACAGCGCCTTGCGAGAGAAGCGAAAGTTCAAACCTGGCAGAGGTCCTGAACTTCAACGACACCTATGCCCCTGGGCAGTCCTACACGTGCCTGTACCACCCGGACAGTCCAACG AAAGTTCTGAAGACCCGACTGTTCACGTGGGACGCCATGTTCCACTCCATGCTGTGGACCAGTATCGGGTTTGCCATCTTCACCATCCTCGCTATCTACTGTCTCTACCAGTGCAAGCAGGCGAGAAGCAAGGTGTCCACCATACCCGTGACAGTGCCGCCCGCGGTGCCAGGCGCACAGCCCGGGTACTTCCTCACACAGCCCCCGGCGTACTCGGCCGGAGGAGGACAGCCTCTGGAGATGCACCCTCCACCCCAAGACCTGTACTCCTCTGAAAAATCAGGATACACGTACAACTGA
- the LOC136443445 gene encoding calcium-activated potassium channel subunit beta-2-like has protein sequence MDKREAAEKRACMCMGWAVFAGCMAACCATGLIVCGVVITKPIIETNSLEFQETTCTTNQSYLTGQNIDCGCGKNCRSNYPCLRITVTHVLNNATVDAVLFDTESRLNSDGDNAENRQCVTAPCDRSESSNRAEVLNFNDTYAPGQSYTCLYHPDSPTKVLLTRLFTWDAMFHSMLWTSITTFIFTIITIYCLYQCKQAKNKVASIPVSAPTRVPGAQPGHFITQPGGFITQPPAYTAGGGNLEMAPPPTALYSSEKSGYTYT, from the exons ATGGACAAAAGGGAGGCAGCAGAGAAAAGGGCCTGCATGTGCATGGGCTGGGCCGTGTTTGCCGGGTGCATGGCGGCATGTTGTGCGACCGGCCTTATCGTCTGCGGGGTCGTGATCACCAAGCCGATCATCGAGACGAACTCTCTGGAGTTCCAGGAGACCACCTGTACCACGAACCAGAGTTATCTCACCG gGCAGAACATTGACTGTGGCTGTGGTAAGAACTGTAGGTCCAACTACCCCTGTCTGCGCATAACTGTTACGCATGTTCTAAATAACGCCACTGTCGACGCCGTGCTGTTCGACACTGAGTCTAGGCTGAACAGCGATGGGGACAACGCCGAG AATAGACAGTGCGTTACGGCACCTTGCGATAGAAGCGAAAGTTCGAACCGGGCAGAAGTTCTGAACTTCAACGACACCTATGCCCCTGGGCAGTCCTACACGTGCCTGTACCACCCGGACAGTCCAACG AAAGTCCTGCTGACTCGACTGTTCACTTGGGACGCCATGTTTCACTCCATGTTGTGGACAAGCATCACGACCTTCAtcttcaccatcatcaccatctacTGTCTGTACCAGTGCAAGCAGGCCAAGAACAAGGTGGCCTCCATTCCAGTGTCAGCACCGACGAGAGTACCAGGGGCACAGCCCGGGCACTTCATCACACAGCCCGGGGGCTTCATCACACAGCCGCCCGCCTACACGGCTGGAGGAGGGAATCTGGAGATGGCGCCACCACCAACAGCCCTGTACTCCTCTGAAAAGTCAGGATATACATACACCTAG